CGCAGGCATTGGTTTTAGACTGGTATTGTGAGTTTCGGCTGAGAGGGGGATGATGGATGATCGCAGCACGAGAAACCGATCGCTACTTTACACCGGAAGAGTATTTTGCTTGGGAAGAAGCCCAGCTAGAAAGGCACGAGCTAATCGATGGTCGTGTTTATGCGATGACGGGTGGGACGCAAAATCATAGTGCGATCAAATTTAGTTAGTTTAATCAAAGCGGCTCTCCTGAGTTTATGGTGGGGGCGCTACGCGCCCCCACCATAAACTCAGCATTTGCGATCGTTTATTTGTAGTTGCTGATACTGTTTACCCCAAAATCCCAGAAGAGCCATCAAGAGTGTATTTGAGTCCTGAAGAGAGCATAAAGAGGCTAGGTGGTCAGTAGAGGGTAGGAGCCAATTGCCAGAGGCTAATGCCACAATGGCACTGTACTCAAATCCTGCATTACTCAAACCCTGCATTTGCCATGACTAGCCTCACGATCGCCCCCTATGATTCCGGTGTCAACCTGGAAGGAACCCCCGGTGCAGACACCCTTATCGGAACCAACCTGGCCGATACCTTGAACGGCCTCGGTGGGGATGACTGGCTCTATGGCCGCGAAGGCTACGACAAACTACAGGGCGGTGCGGGTGATGATGTGCTTTACGGCGATGCTGGCTTCGATGTCCTCTACGGCAACGATGGTAACGACTTCCTCCTGGGTAGCCTCGATCCTGACTACCTGTTTGGGGGTAAGAGCGATGACTTTCTAAGGGGGGGCAAAGAGCGGGATGCCTTGGTCGGCGATGCAGGGAATGACACCCTAGTGGGCGATCTTGACGTGGATAGCCTGTGGGGTGGTGCCGGCACCGATGTGTTTATCCTGCGCCATGACACCGCTGCCCCACCCCAAGTTCTGGGGACCCCCGACCTGATCACTGATGGCGATCCCCTACAACGGCTTGACACTGTAGTCGCTGACGTCATCCTTGACTACCGGGTTGAGGAGGGCGATCGCATTGGCCTGACCGGGGGCCTCAGCGCTGATGATTTGATCCTGACCCGACGCTTCCTCACGGTTGGGGATGCTAGGGATTATGCCACCGATGGTCCCTACCCCCCCAACGCCCCCCCCCGCACCCTCGACTTTCGCATCACCACCTTTGCGGCCACTATCATCCAGATTGCCGGTACCGGTGATATCTTGGGAATTGTCAAAGAAGTGGAGCCAGCCGATCTGCAATTTATTAGCCTCACCGATGTTTAGGACTGCCACGATCGCCCAACTGATGCCCTCACAATTGGTTCAGCGTCTGCTGGCGCAAACATAAAGTTTTTTCGCAGATTCCTTATAAAAAAACAAAACTGTAGCGATCGCTATCAATCCCTTGATTTCCCACCGTTTCAATGGTTTGATGGCGATATTTGCCCACACGGGGATAGGAGATACTCATCAAGAGAGAGGTTATTGCTCTGGTTTTAACCGCCACGGTTACGCTTGCGGCGGCTCAACCTGTCCGGGGGCCATACCCAGGGGACACCGTGGGGTAACCGTATCAAGGGGCATACGAGTCGTCATGAAGAAGTTATTTGGTTTGAGATTGCACAAGGGAAACGATACTATGCAAATTGCTCGTAATCCTGCACTGGCAGACATCCGTGTAGAAGATGACCGGACAGGGTTAAGTATTGAAACGCTCAAGCGGGCCTTTCTCGATAATCTGTTCTACATTCAGGGGAAATTCCCCCGGCTCGCCTCCAAGAATGACTATTACATGGCCCTCGCCTATACCGTGCGCGATCGCCTGCTTCAGCGCTGGCTCAGCACAGCAGCCACCTACACAGAAAATGCCTCCCGCACCGTCGCCTATCTGTCTGCTGAGTTCTTGATGGGGCCACAACTGGGGAATAACCTGATCAATCTGGGGATTTACGATGCCGTCAAGCAGGCGGTGGAAGAGTTGGGTCTGGATCTAGATGAACTGTTGGAGCAGGAAGATGAACCGGGGTTAGGCAATGGGGGCTTGGGACGGCTAGCAGCCTGTTTCCTCGACTCCCTGGCAACCTTGGAGATCCCGGCGATCGGCTATGGCATTCGCTACGAATTCGGCATTTTCTCCCAGGGCATTCGCGATGGCTGGCAGGTGGAAATCACCGACAAATGGCTCAGCCGGGGCAACCCGTGGGAACTGGCCCGTCCGGAATGGGCAGTCGAGGTGAAACTGGGGGGCCACACCGAAACCTATACCGATGAACACGGTCAGCGGCGGGTGCGGTGGGTACCCTACGAAGTGGT
This DNA window, taken from Trichothermofontia sichuanensis B231, encodes the following:
- a CDS encoding Uma2 family endonuclease, with the protein product MIAARETDRYFTPEEYFAWEEAQLERHELIDGRVYAMTGGTQNHSAIKFS
- a CDS encoding calcium-binding protein, translating into MTSLTIAPYDSGVNLEGTPGADTLIGTNLADTLNGLGGDDWLYGREGYDKLQGGAGDDVLYGDAGFDVLYGNDGNDFLLGSLDPDYLFGGKSDDFLRGGKERDALVGDAGNDTLVGDLDVDSLWGGAGTDVFILRHDTAAPPQVLGTPDLITDGDPLQRLDTVVADVILDYRVEEGDRIGLTGGLSADDLILTRRFLTVGDARDYATDGPYPPNAPPRTLDFRITTFAATIIQIAGTGDILGIVKEVEPADLQFISLTDV